A stretch of Pomacea canaliculata isolate SZHN2017 linkage group LG6, ASM307304v1, whole genome shotgun sequence DNA encodes these proteins:
- the LOC112566797 gene encoding uncharacterized protein LOC112566797, with protein sequence MVRSKLDCVRRCFSLTSCVSLTYMAQEPDMASCVCLPSCSATNRSVIASPGTVYINMWGENTPTLASGSLWLNKTCTYAEDCSDQNAICYNTSSTSICLCTPGYFYSNSCNTCVPECDQRNLLDTFVEYKGGCLYGYDDITFHGVTHGCVEPVVLPTSDVSPSITTSRPQCVS encoded by the exons ATGGTCAGGTCTAAACTGGACTGTGTCCGTCGCTGCTTCAGCCTCACTTCCTGCGTCTCACTGACGTACATGGCGCAGGAGCCGGATATGGCGTCATGCGTGTGTCTCCCGTCATGCTCAGCGACAAACAGAAGCGTCATTGCATCTCCAGGAACCGTTTACATCAACATGTGGGGCGAAAACACACCTACCTTGGCGTCAG GTTCTCTGTGGCTCAACAAGACCTGCACCTACGCTGAGGATTGCTCAGATCAGAACGCCATCTGTTACAATACCTCCTCAACATCCATTTGTCTGTGCACACCTGGGTATTTCTATTCCAACAGTTGCAACACCTGTGTTCCAG AATGTGACCAACGCAACCTGCTGGACACGTTCGTGGAATACAAAGGAGGATGTCTCTACGGATACGATGACATAACGTTCCATGGCGTCACACATGGTTGTGTCGAGCCAGTTGTGCTGCCAACAAGCGATGTCTCACCTTCGATTACAACTTCGAGACCACAATGTGTTTCCTAA